From Actinoplanes oblitus, a single genomic window includes:
- a CDS encoding amidohydrolase family protein: protein MIVDAHHHLWTADYPWLAADGLAPIRRDYTVADLRPHLAACGVQRTVLVEAGLCQAAETSRFLALAARTPEIAGVVGWADLADPDLRAMLARHRSGPGGDCLVGIRDQVQAGPDDLLDQPGIRAGLATVADAGLVNELVVRASQLPAVARAVAALPDAPFVLDHLGKPPFGDLDGWKQLIAPVAACPNVTAKISGLVTEAGPGWTRALLRPFVETALDLFGPDRLMFGSDWPVCEVVATYEEVAAVLTGILGGRPGEVFGRTAIRVYRLEQQ, encoded by the coding sequence ATGATCGTCGACGCGCACCATCACCTGTGGACCGCCGACTACCCGTGGCTGGCCGCCGACGGCCTGGCCCCGATCCGGCGCGACTACACCGTCGCCGATCTGCGGCCGCACCTGGCCGCCTGCGGCGTGCAGCGCACCGTGCTGGTCGAGGCCGGACTCTGCCAGGCCGCCGAGACCAGCCGCTTCCTGGCCCTGGCGGCGCGCACCCCGGAGATCGCCGGCGTGGTCGGCTGGGCCGACCTGGCCGATCCCGATCTGCGCGCGATGCTGGCGCGGCACCGCTCCGGGCCGGGCGGCGACTGCCTGGTCGGGATCCGCGACCAGGTGCAGGCCGGCCCGGACGACCTGCTCGACCAGCCCGGCATCCGTGCCGGGCTGGCCACCGTGGCCGACGCCGGCCTGGTCAACGAGCTGGTGGTACGCGCCTCCCAGCTGCCCGCGGTGGCCCGCGCGGTGGCCGCCCTGCCGGACGCGCCGTTCGTCCTCGACCACCTCGGCAAGCCGCCGTTCGGCGACCTGGACGGCTGGAAGCAGCTGATCGCCCCGGTCGCCGCCTGCCCGAACGTGACGGCCAAGATCTCCGGGCTGGTCACCGAGGCCGGGCCGGGCTGGACCCGGGCGTTGCTGCGGCCGTTCGTGGAGACCGCGCTCGACCTGTTCGGCCCGGACCGGCTGATGTTCGGCTCGGACTGGCCGGTGTGCGAGGTGGTGGCGACGTACGAGGAGGTCGCCGCCGTCCTGACCGGCATCCTCGGCGGCCGCCCCGGCGAAGTGTTCGGCCGCACCGCGATTCGCGTCTACCGATTGGAGCAGCAATGA
- a CDS encoding HD domain-containing protein codes for MWIPTDEEIRSLHERAAPTPEAFASVYTHCRIVCRIAEQLLDRLGLGLDRELVRAGCLLHDIGVYRLYDRDGVLDYPNYIRHGLLGHELLAAEGFPEELCRFCSCHTGVGVTRADVLDQGLPLPPADYVPATGEETLVMYADKFHSKKNPPVFVSAAAYTATVSRFGPDKAARFTELVATYGEPDLAPLAAEYRHTIV; via the coding sequence GTGTGGATCCCAACCGACGAGGAAATCAGGTCGCTGCACGAGCGGGCCGCGCCGACGCCGGAGGCGTTCGCGTCGGTGTACACGCACTGCCGGATCGTCTGCCGGATCGCCGAGCAGCTGCTCGACCGTCTCGGCCTCGGCCTGGACCGGGAACTGGTGCGGGCCGGCTGCCTGCTGCACGACATCGGCGTGTACCGGCTGTACGACCGGGACGGCGTCCTCGACTACCCGAACTACATCCGGCACGGCCTGCTCGGCCACGAGCTGCTGGCCGCCGAGGGCTTCCCCGAGGAGCTGTGCCGGTTCTGCTCCTGCCACACCGGCGTCGGCGTCACCCGCGCCGACGTGCTCGACCAGGGCCTGCCGCTGCCGCCGGCCGACTACGTCCCGGCCACCGGCGAGGAGACCCTGGTCATGTACGCCGACAAATTCCACAGCAAGAAGAACCCGCCGGTCTTCGTGTCGGCGGCGGCGTACACGGCGACCGTGAGCCGTTTCGGCCCGGACAAGGCGGCCCGCTTCACCGAGCTGGTCGCCACCTACGGCGAGCCGGACCTCGCCCCGCTCGCCGCGGAGTACCGGCACACCATCGTGTGA
- a CDS encoding helix-turn-helix transcriptional regulator — MKRTKHRLMGTHEIQIRLGGELSRQRINQLTAKTHFPKPIAELKQGRVWLAEDIEDWIRLHRSQPARA; from the coding sequence ATGAAGCGAACCAAGCACCGATTGATGGGCACCCATGAGATCCAGATCCGGCTCGGCGGCGAGCTGAGCCGGCAGCGGATCAACCAGCTGACCGCCAAGACGCACTTTCCCAAGCCGATCGCCGAGCTCAAGCAGGGCCGCGTCTGGCTCGCCGAGGACATCGAGGACTGGATCCGCCTGCACCGCAGCCAGCCCGCCCGAGCCTGA
- a CDS encoding fumarylacetoacetate hydrolase family protein, whose protein sequence is MRYLRIGAPGAERPVLYAGGMLRDLSEVTADIDGAFLAAGGFTGDPTELPPADLDHRRIGPPIARPGVVLCVGQNYAAHAAESGAPPPAEPIVFYKAPNTVVGPEDDILIPPASKRTDWEVELGVVIGRTARYIPDAATALEHVAGYVLSNDVSERDYQLDRSGGQWSKGKSCETFNPLGPWLVTPDELSFPLRLRSWVNESPRQDSSTADMIFDVGYLIWHLSQFTVLEPGDLINTGTPQGVALSGRFPYLAAGDVVEMEIDGLGRQRSVVKG, encoded by the coding sequence ATGAGGTACCTGCGCATCGGCGCACCCGGCGCGGAACGTCCGGTGCTGTACGCCGGCGGCATGCTGCGCGACCTGTCCGAGGTGACCGCCGACATCGACGGTGCCTTCCTGGCCGCCGGCGGCTTCACCGGCGACCCGACCGAGCTGCCCCCGGCCGACCTGGACCACCGCCGGATCGGCCCGCCGATCGCCCGGCCCGGCGTGGTGCTCTGCGTCGGGCAGAACTACGCGGCGCACGCCGCCGAGTCCGGGGCCCCGCCGCCGGCCGAGCCGATCGTCTTCTACAAGGCACCGAACACCGTGGTCGGCCCGGAGGACGACATCCTCATCCCGCCCGCCTCCAAGCGCACCGACTGGGAGGTCGAGCTGGGCGTGGTGATCGGCAGGACCGCCCGGTACATCCCGGACGCCGCCACCGCGCTGGAGCACGTCGCCGGCTACGTGCTCTCCAACGACGTGTCGGAACGCGACTACCAGCTGGACCGCTCCGGCGGGCAGTGGTCCAAGGGCAAGTCCTGCGAGACGTTCAACCCGCTCGGGCCGTGGCTGGTCACCCCGGACGAGCTGAGCTTCCCGCTGCGGCTGCGCTCCTGGGTGAACGAGTCGCCCCGGCAGGACTCCAGCACCGCCGACATGATCTTCGACGTCGGCTACCTGATCTGGCATCTCTCCCAGTTCACCGTGCTGGAGCCGGGCGACCTGATCAACACCGGGACACCGCAGGGAGTGGCACTGAGCGGGCGGTTCCCCTACCTGGCCGCCGGTGACGTGGTGGAGATGGAGATCGACGGGCTGGGCCGTCAGCGCAGCGTGGTCAAGGGATGA
- a CDS encoding GAF domain-containing protein, with protein sequence MSDSEPTAASSDDVRDSLAGAVVSLAETPDDEPAVDALLVEIATSAAETIAGVFYASITAWRGAGYTTVAASSDLARAVDDAQHAEQAGPCVQAARTGQPVGVPEIAATMAWPGFYRQATELGLRTSVSVPLFAGGGIPVGVLNLYGREPSALAGLLAGVHAVFAAEQVPESGLEACDDAGARQLLVGLGRALQVRVTIQRALGALMAWDGGDAAEARRMLRERAAARNATLSTTATEVLATVMPVPGAGVHVTTRPPIGATMVVALNGELAAPLAIDVPTRLTALLDEPVTTLELDLTGLRFCDLTGLRVLLDLREHATVTGRTVSVVAASGVVRMLMQITDTASLLGYPPASPGVNGVPG encoded by the coding sequence ATGAGCGATTCGGAGCCAACCGCCGCGTCGAGCGACGACGTGCGAGATTCGCTGGCCGGGGCGGTGGTGTCACTGGCCGAGACACCTGACGACGAGCCGGCCGTCGACGCGCTCCTCGTCGAGATCGCGACGTCGGCCGCCGAGACGATCGCCGGGGTGTTCTACGCATCCATCACGGCGTGGCGCGGCGCCGGCTACACGACCGTGGCGGCCAGCAGCGACCTGGCGCGGGCGGTGGACGACGCGCAGCATGCCGAACAGGCCGGACCGTGTGTGCAGGCGGCGCGGACCGGCCAGCCGGTGGGCGTGCCGGAGATCGCCGCGACGATGGCGTGGCCGGGGTTCTACCGCCAGGCCACCGAGCTGGGGCTGCGGACCTCGGTGTCGGTGCCGCTGTTCGCCGGCGGCGGCATCCCGGTGGGCGTGCTGAACCTTTACGGACGGGAGCCGTCGGCGCTGGCCGGCCTGCTGGCGGGGGTGCATGCCGTCTTCGCCGCGGAGCAGGTGCCGGAGAGCGGGCTGGAGGCGTGCGACGACGCCGGCGCGCGGCAGCTGCTCGTCGGTCTCGGGCGGGCGTTGCAGGTCAGGGTCACCATTCAGCGGGCGCTCGGTGCGTTGATGGCGTGGGACGGCGGCGATGCCGCGGAGGCCCGCCGCATGCTGCGGGAACGGGCCGCCGCCAGGAACGCGACGTTGTCCACGACCGCGACCGAGGTGCTCGCCACGGTGATGCCGGTTCCGGGCGCCGGGGTACACGTCACCACCCGGCCGCCCATCGGCGCCACGATGGTGGTCGCCCTGAACGGCGAGCTGGCGGCCCCCCTCGCCATCGACGTTCCGACCCGGCTGACCGCCCTGCTCGACGAGCCGGTGACAACCCTGGAGCTCGATCTGACCGGGCTGCGCTTCTGCGATCTCACCGGCCTGCGCGTCCTGCTCGACCTGCGGGAGCATGCCACCGTCACCGGCCGTACGGTCAGCGTGGTCGCGGCCTCCGGCGTGGTGCGCATGCTCATGCAGATCACCGACACGGCGTCGCTTCTCGGTTACCCGCCGGCGTCCCCGGGGGTGAACGGCGTGCCGGGGTGA
- a CDS encoding GAF and ANTAR domain-containing protein yields MIDVDDPGHRLQVEQLLAAYGLDIDGLCRACLTGLPGIGGVGVTMMTPRTQQVRYASDAVSARVEQLQFLLGEGPCRDAYATAGPVLADDLRAPIWLERWPAFAPAAVMAGAQAVFALPLRVGTTGVGVLDLYRDSPGELAGRTLTDARVLAEAVVELILVETVAYEDGDNPAGAGDRLLQGAAVHQATGMISVQVGVPVEDALARLRAHAYATGRDLDEVAADVVARRLRFDNLTDDEDR; encoded by the coding sequence GTGATCGATGTGGATGACCCCGGCCATCGGCTGCAGGTGGAACAACTGTTGGCGGCGTACGGCCTGGATATCGACGGCCTGTGCCGCGCGTGCCTGACCGGTCTTCCCGGCATCGGCGGGGTCGGTGTGACCATGATGACTCCGCGAACCCAGCAGGTGCGTTACGCCAGTGACGCGGTGAGTGCCCGGGTGGAGCAGCTGCAGTTCCTGCTCGGCGAGGGGCCGTGCCGGGACGCGTACGCGACGGCGGGCCCGGTCCTGGCCGATGATCTGCGCGCGCCGATCTGGCTCGAGCGGTGGCCGGCGTTCGCGCCGGCGGCCGTCATGGCCGGGGCGCAGGCGGTGTTCGCCCTGCCCTTGCGCGTCGGCACGACCGGCGTGGGCGTCCTGGACCTGTACCGGGACAGCCCGGGGGAGCTGGCCGGCCGGACGCTGACAGACGCCCGGGTGCTCGCCGAGGCGGTGGTCGAGCTCATCCTGGTCGAGACCGTGGCGTACGAGGACGGCGACAACCCGGCGGGTGCCGGCGATCGCCTGCTCCAGGGAGCCGCCGTGCATCAGGCGACCGGCATGATCAGTGTGCAGGTGGGCGTGCCGGTGGAGGACGCCTTGGCGCGGTTGCGCGCGCACGCCTACGCCACCGGGCGGGATCTCGACGAGGTGGCTGCCGACGTGGTGGCGCGGCGCCTGAGGTTCGACAACCTGACCGACGACGAAGACAGGTGA
- a CDS encoding SDR family NAD(P)-dependent oxidoreductase: protein MAMRDLDGLVAAITGGGSGIGAACARRLAAAGAKVGILDLDPANSPGLPLKTDVRDTASLRAAFAGLAEAHGGVDILVNSAGISAVGTVEANDDAEWARVLDVNVTGVARASRAALPYLRRSRTPVIVNLSSIAATAGLVERALYGASKGAVHALTLAMAADLVGEGIRVCCVAPGTVDTPWVTRLLARTDDPDAEKARLAARQPTGRLVTADEVAAAVQYLVSPASGATTGMSLAVDGGMSGLRLPSR, encoded by the coding sequence ATGGCGATGAGAGATCTGGACGGTCTGGTCGCGGCGATCACCGGTGGCGGCTCGGGCATCGGCGCGGCGTGCGCCCGCCGGCTGGCCGCCGCCGGGGCGAAGGTCGGCATCCTGGACCTCGACCCGGCCAACTCCCCCGGCCTGCCGCTGAAGACCGACGTGCGGGACACCGCGTCGCTGCGGGCGGCGTTCGCCGGGCTGGCCGAGGCGCACGGTGGCGTCGACATCCTGGTGAACAGCGCGGGCATCTCGGCGGTCGGGACCGTCGAGGCCAACGACGACGCGGAGTGGGCCCGGGTGCTCGACGTGAACGTCACCGGCGTGGCCCGCGCCAGCCGCGCCGCCCTGCCCTACCTGCGCCGCTCCCGCACCCCGGTGATCGTCAATCTGTCGTCCATCGCCGCGACGGCGGGCCTGGTGGAACGGGCGCTGTACGGCGCGTCGAAGGGCGCGGTGCACGCGTTGACCCTGGCGATGGCGGCGGACCTGGTCGGCGAGGGCATCCGGGTGTGCTGCGTGGCGCCGGGCACCGTGGACACACCGTGGGTGACGCGGCTGCTGGCCCGCACCGACGACCCGGACGCCGAGAAGGCGCGGCTGGCCGCCCGGCAGCCGACCGGCCGGCTGGTGACCGCCGACGAGGTGGCGGCGGCCGTGCAGTACCTGGTGAGCCCGGCGTCCGGCGCGACCACCGGGATGTCGCTGGCGGTCGACGGCGGGATGTCCGGGCTGCGCCTGCCGTCCCGGTAG
- a CDS encoding GntR family transcriptional regulator encodes MSGPTRRSVLSDNVYERLKSLILEHRLAPEDRVNIDGLARELEVSPTPVREALVRLESEGLLRKRPLAGYTVSPLLTREQFDDMFDMRLVLETAAARWAATRADEAAREALRAEASLFSYAVSAPRAHAAFTAADARFHDLVATAAVNPLLREAIGRLHAHLHLHRLYFPYAETGSTRDEHGVIAAAIGVGDPDAAEAAMRAHLTAARARHLSAFDG; translated from the coding sequence GTGTCCGGGCCGACCCGCCGTTCGGTGCTCAGCGACAACGTGTACGAGCGGCTGAAATCGCTCATCCTGGAGCACCGGCTGGCCCCGGAGGACCGCGTCAACATCGACGGCCTGGCCCGTGAGCTGGAAGTTTCCCCGACGCCGGTGCGCGAGGCGCTGGTCCGCCTGGAATCCGAGGGACTCCTGCGGAAAAGGCCGCTCGCCGGTTACACGGTCAGTCCGCTGCTGACCCGCGAGCAGTTCGACGACATGTTCGACATGCGGCTGGTTCTGGAGACCGCCGCCGCCCGGTGGGCGGCCACCAGGGCCGATGAGGCGGCGCGGGAGGCGCTGCGGGCCGAGGCTTCGCTTTTTTCGTACGCGGTGAGCGCGCCCCGTGCGCACGCCGCGTTCACCGCGGCCGACGCCCGGTTCCACGACCTGGTCGCGACGGCGGCGGTCAACCCCCTGCTCCGCGAGGCGATCGGCCGGCTGCACGCGCACCTCCACCTGCACCGGCTCTATTTCCCCTATGCCGAGACCGGCTCCACCCGGGACGAGCACGGGGTGATCGCCGCCGCCATCGGGGTGGGCGACCCGGACGCCGCGGAGGCGGCGATGCGAGCGCACCTGACCGCTGCCCGTGCCCGGCATCTGTCCGCCTTCGACGGCTGA
- a CDS encoding aldo/keto reductase has product MDPFARVSLGGTGVTVTRLGMGLAPIAGLFTPVGDDEARVAVDTAWEQGVRFFDTAPFYGAGLSERRGGAALHGRSRSVFTLATKVGRRLITGDDPGDDIWAERSGAAWVWDFSAAGVRRQHAESLERLGLERIDILHLHDPDNHFGPALHDALPALVELRAAGAIGAVSAGMNQSAMLTEFARTGHFDCFLLAGRYTLLDQSGLADLLPECHRRGISVLCGGVYNSGVLADPADGATFDYRPAPPAVLARARAMAEVCARHGVPLRAAALQFPLAHPAVASVLIGMRSAAEAADAAAMAALEIPGALWRDLVRAGLLDADVPHP; this is encoded by the coding sequence GTGGATCCGTTCGCAAGGGTGTCGCTGGGCGGCACCGGTGTCACCGTGACCCGCCTCGGCATGGGGCTGGCCCCGATCGCCGGCCTGTTCACGCCGGTCGGCGACGACGAGGCGCGCGTGGCTGTCGACACCGCCTGGGAGCAGGGCGTTCGTTTCTTCGACACGGCACCGTTCTACGGGGCGGGCCTGTCCGAGCGGCGCGGCGGCGCGGCCCTGCACGGCCGGAGCCGGTCGGTGTTCACCCTCGCCACCAAGGTCGGCCGACGCCTGATCACCGGCGACGACCCGGGCGACGACATCTGGGCCGAGCGGTCCGGAGCCGCCTGGGTGTGGGACTTCAGCGCCGCGGGCGTCCGGCGCCAGCACGCGGAGAGCCTGGAGCGGCTCGGCCTGGAGCGGATCGACATCCTGCACCTGCACGACCCGGACAACCATTTCGGCCCGGCTCTGCACGATGCTCTCCCGGCGCTCGTAGAGCTGCGCGCGGCGGGCGCGATCGGCGCGGTCTCGGCCGGGATGAACCAGTCCGCGATGCTCACCGAGTTCGCCCGCACCGGCCACTTCGACTGTTTCCTGCTCGCCGGGCGCTACACGCTGCTGGACCAGTCCGGGCTCGCCGATCTGCTGCCCGAGTGCCACCGGCGGGGGATCTCGGTGCTCTGCGGCGGCGTCTACAACTCGGGGGTTCTCGCCGATCCCGCGGACGGGGCGACGTTCGACTACCGTCCCGCGCCGCCGGCGGTTCTCGCCCGGGCGCGCGCGATGGCCGAGGTGTGCGCGCGGCACGGCGTACCGTTGCGGGCCGCCGCACTGCAGTTCCCCCTCGCGCATCCCGCTGTCGCCTCGGTCCTGATCGGCATGCGGTCGGCCGCCGAGGCGGCCGACGCCGCCGCGATGGCCGCCCTGGAGATTCCCGGCGCGCTCTGGCGGGACCTGGTCAGAGCCGGACTGCTCGACGCGGACGTGCCGCACCCATGA
- a CDS encoding GNAT family N-acetyltransferase, with product MIAPEIVVATPADRSRIVASLVATFARDPVIRWLFPSDDTYPEHAAAFFGHLFDKRVERGAVFVAEGGNAVAIWEPPADGGPLTPLPAPSMPADVQERLDAYDRMMHTLLPEQPYWYLGVLGTHPDHHGRRLGHAVMAEGLKRAADAGLPAILETGTEGNVRMYERAGWQVIASATAPIPIWVLSQGR from the coding sequence GTGATTGCTCCCGAGATCGTGGTGGCCACGCCGGCCGATCGCTCCAGAATCGTCGCCTCGCTGGTCGCCACCTTCGCCAGGGATCCGGTGATCCGATGGTTGTTCCCCAGCGACGACACCTACCCCGAGCACGCGGCCGCCTTCTTCGGTCACCTGTTCGACAAGCGGGTCGAGCGGGGTGCCGTGTTCGTCGCGGAGGGCGGCAACGCGGTCGCCATCTGGGAACCGCCCGCTGACGGCGGCCCGCTCACCCCGCTACCCGCGCCGAGCATGCCCGCCGACGTGCAGGAGCGGCTCGACGCCTACGACCGGATGATGCACACGCTGCTGCCGGAGCAGCCGTACTGGTATCTCGGCGTCCTCGGCACCCACCCGGACCACCATGGACGCCGCCTCGGGCACGCCGTGATGGCCGAGGGGCTCAAGCGGGCCGCCGACGCCGGCCTCCCGGCGATCCTGGAGACCGGCACCGAGGGGAACGTCCGGATGTACGAGCGGGCCGGCTGGCAGGTCATCGCCTCGGCGACCGCCCCGATCCCGATCTGGGTGCTGTCCCAGGGCCGGTGA
- a CDS encoding GAF and ANTAR domain-containing protein: MTSVSSERLAAIFVEIADTLVAEFEVLEFLTMLADRAVTLVDAAAVGVLLADQGGELAFLAASDESARLVEVFQVQAQEGPCLEAFRTGRPVVNVDLDTAAGLWPGFAPRAAAAGFRSVHAFPLRLRSDVIGALNVFGTHPGGDVSGTDIPVMQALADIATIGLLQQRTIHRGEVLAGQLQDALDSRVAIEQAKGVVAQARGISVDDAFTAIRAYARNRNLRLAEVARTVVTSRSAIPGLTGPPSGRRR, translated from the coding sequence ATGACATCGGTTTCCTCCGAACGCCTCGCGGCGATCTTCGTCGAGATCGCCGACACGCTCGTGGCCGAGTTCGAGGTGCTGGAGTTCCTGACCATGCTGGCCGACCGGGCCGTCACCCTGGTGGACGCGGCAGCGGTGGGCGTGCTGCTGGCCGACCAGGGCGGTGAACTGGCGTTCCTGGCCGCCTCCGACGAGAGTGCCCGGCTGGTCGAGGTCTTCCAGGTGCAGGCCCAGGAGGGGCCGTGCCTGGAGGCGTTCCGGACCGGCCGGCCGGTCGTCAACGTCGACCTGGACACCGCCGCCGGCCTCTGGCCGGGGTTCGCACCGCGGGCCGCCGCGGCCGGCTTCCGTTCCGTGCACGCCTTCCCGCTGCGCCTGCGGTCCGACGTCATCGGCGCGCTCAACGTCTTCGGCACGCACCCCGGCGGCGACGTCAGCGGAACCGACATACCGGTCATGCAGGCCTTGGCGGACATCGCCACGATCGGGCTGCTCCAGCAGCGCACCATCCACCGCGGCGAGGTGCTGGCCGGTCAGCTGCAGGACGCCCTGGACAGCCGGGTCGCGATCGAGCAGGCCAAGGGAGTCGTGGCGCAGGCCCGCGGGATCAGCGTCGACGACGCGTTCACTGCGATCCGCGCGTACGCGCGGAACCGGAACCTGCGCCTGGCCGAGGTCGCCCGCACCGTGGTGACCAGCCGCTCGGCCATCCCGGGCCTGACCGGCCCGCCATCCGGGCGCCGGCGGTAA
- a CDS encoding GAF domain-containing protein translates to MNAAQDPATLDLLAELSDALVADLDVDGLLERITHRCIELLDAQAAGVMLADDRGVLRLLAAAPEFTTWIDLVESAPAPATWSFATGLPVTDADLDIPDPRWAAFARQAREGGFRSVAALPMRIRGEVIGVLSLLRHRAGWLTPEQLSLAQSLANVATAGLLTQHDQGYRAVLAAQSQRVLSGRVAVERARGILAELLDIGVDTALDELRRHASRTGQGLSAAADQVVASVPLARELAAGPPMLLVHRITVDTLPELRALVRQRIADAGLSGSAADAFLLAVHEAAANAEEYAVGGRLWLWHHRGSVWCEVSDDGPGLPVDYRDRTDSPRPGDMRHAGLWLIRRICPDSEITSTPQGTRLLLRQPLPGHPGTPFTPGDAGG, encoded by the coding sequence GTGAACGCAGCGCAGGACCCGGCGACGTTGGACCTCTTGGCGGAGTTGTCCGATGCCCTCGTCGCCGACCTCGACGTGGACGGACTGCTCGAACGCATCACGCACCGGTGTATCGAGCTGCTCGACGCCCAGGCCGCGGGGGTCATGCTGGCCGACGATCGTGGCGTGCTGCGGCTGCTGGCGGCCGCACCGGAGTTCACCACCTGGATCGACCTGGTCGAGTCCGCCCCCGCGCCGGCCACCTGGAGCTTCGCCACCGGCCTGCCGGTGACCGACGCGGACCTGGACATCCCCGATCCGCGCTGGGCGGCCTTCGCCCGTCAGGCTCGCGAGGGCGGATTCCGGTCGGTGGCGGCGCTGCCGATGCGGATCCGTGGCGAGGTGATCGGGGTGTTGAGCCTGCTCCGCCACCGCGCCGGGTGGCTCACCCCGGAGCAGCTGAGCCTGGCCCAATCGCTGGCGAACGTGGCCACCGCCGGGCTGCTCACCCAGCATGATCAAGGCTACCGCGCGGTCCTGGCGGCGCAGTCGCAGCGCGTGCTGAGCGGCCGCGTCGCCGTCGAACGGGCCCGGGGCATCCTGGCCGAGCTGCTCGACATCGGCGTGGACACCGCCCTGGACGAGCTGCGCCGCCACGCGTCCCGGACCGGACAGGGCCTGAGTGCCGCAGCGGACCAGGTCGTCGCTAGCGTGCCGCTCGCCCGGGAACTCGCCGCCGGCCCACCGATGCTGCTGGTCCACCGCATCACCGTGGACACGCTGCCCGAACTGCGCGCGCTGGTCCGGCAGCGGATCGCCGACGCCGGCCTGTCCGGGTCCGCCGCCGACGCGTTCCTGCTCGCCGTGCACGAGGCCGCGGCGAACGCCGAGGAGTACGCGGTCGGCGGCCGGCTCTGGCTCTGGCACCACCGGGGCAGCGTGTGGTGCGAGGTCAGCGACGACGGCCCCGGCCTACCCGTGGATTACCGGGACCGTACCGACTCGCCCCGCCCCGGCGACATGCGGCACGCCGGCCTCTGGCTGATCCGCCGGATCTGCCCGGACTCCGAGATCACCAGCACGCCGCAGGGGACCCGCTTGTTGCTGCGCCAGCCGTTACCGGGTCACCCCGGCACGCCGTTCACCCCCGGGGACGCCGGCGGGTAA
- a CDS encoding monooxygenase: MKRVLLPAAALLLVAACGTNDTPAAAPAASNPHSGHTAGSAPPAKPLRGGERFVDLALPQPYTPKAPSGGTDDYRCFLVDPGLTENAYLTGSQFQPQNAAIVHHAIFYRLDPTQATEAAKVDEQTPGEGWTCFGDSGVQGQTAWVAHWAPGAGETLMPAGSGFAMPPGSKLVMQVHYNLLEPGAAGQTDQSGIKLRVAAATTPLKSLSTELFPAPIELPCAAGESGPLCDRDAAIADVGSRFGKEAGEQEKYLVQGCSKGKVTAGDTQHCDQPVEEAGTIYMAAGHMHLLGRSIKIELNPGKPGTQTILDVPQYNFDNQALVPLAKPIAVKPGDTVRVTCTHDAKLRKMLPQLRQLPPRYVVWGEGTSDEMCLGILVTAPTT, encoded by the coding sequence GTGAAGCGAGTCCTGCTACCGGCAGCCGCGCTGCTGCTCGTCGCGGCCTGTGGCACCAACGACACCCCGGCCGCCGCGCCGGCCGCCTCGAACCCGCACTCCGGGCACACCGCCGGCTCCGCACCACCGGCCAAACCACTCCGTGGCGGTGAGCGCTTCGTCGACCTGGCGCTCCCGCAGCCCTACACCCCGAAGGCCCCGAGCGGCGGCACCGACGACTACCGCTGCTTCCTGGTCGACCCGGGTCTCACCGAGAACGCCTATCTCACCGGCAGCCAGTTCCAGCCGCAGAACGCCGCCATCGTGCACCACGCGATCTTCTACCGGCTCGACCCGACGCAGGCCACCGAGGCCGCCAAGGTCGACGAGCAGACCCCCGGTGAGGGCTGGACCTGCTTCGGCGACTCCGGCGTGCAGGGGCAGACCGCCTGGGTCGCGCACTGGGCGCCGGGCGCCGGCGAGACCCTGATGCCGGCCGGTTCCGGCTTCGCCATGCCACCCGGCAGCAAGCTGGTCATGCAGGTGCACTACAACCTGCTCGAGCCGGGCGCCGCCGGGCAGACCGACCAGTCCGGCATCAAACTGCGGGTGGCCGCCGCGACCACCCCGCTCAAGTCGCTCTCCACCGAGCTGTTCCCGGCACCGATCGAGCTGCCCTGCGCGGCCGGCGAGTCCGGCCCGCTCTGCGACCGCGACGCCGCCATCGCCGATGTCGGCAGCCGCTTCGGCAAGGAGGCCGGCGAGCAGGAGAAATACCTTGTCCAGGGGTGCAGCAAGGGCAAGGTGACGGCCGGCGACACCCAGCATTGCGACCAGCCGGTCGAGGAGGCCGGGACGATCTACATGGCGGCCGGCCACATGCACCTGCTGGGCCGCTCCATCAAGATCGAGCTGAACCCGGGCAAGCCCGGCACCCAGACCATCCTGGACGTCCCGCAGTACAACTTCGACAACCAGGCCCTGGTCCCGCTGGCCAAGCCGATCGCCGTCAAACCGGGCGACACCGTCCGGGTCACCTGCACCCACGACGCCAAACTCCGCAAGATGCTGCCCCAGCTGCGGCAACTGCCCCCGCGCTACGTCGTCTGGGGTGAGGGCACCAGCGACGAGATGTGCCTGGGCATCCTCGTCACCGCCCCCACCACCTAG